The following are encoded together in the Methanosarcina flavescens genome:
- a CDS encoding cobalt-precorrin-7 (C(5))-methyltransferase: protein MIVVGVGVGPGMLTEEGIEAIRKASVVYGAKRALEIAEKYINCEAKPIKDYKSLHLLPADAVVLSTGDPMFSGLGKFAGEKDKVIPGISSMQVACARTRVNLTNLCAITAHGRDPEPAKAELIRELKNGRNIFLLPDENFGSLEVAEVLRELGIEAELYTCENLGYPEERIARGTPENPPVPKTMLYGLLVVQKR from the coding sequence ATGATTGTGGTAGGAGTCGGAGTTGGGCCGGGAATGCTCACGGAAGAAGGAATAGAAGCCATAAGGAAAGCCTCTGTGGTTTATGGCGCAAAAAGAGCCCTTGAAATTGCTGAGAAATACATTAACTGTGAAGCAAAACCGATTAAGGACTATAAATCGCTTCATCTCCTGCCAGCCGATGCAGTTGTGTTGTCCACAGGTGATCCAATGTTTTCAGGGCTCGGAAAATTTGCAGGGGAGAAGGATAAGGTGATTCCGGGGATTTCTTCAATGCAGGTAGCCTGTGCGCGTACCAGGGTGAACCTGACAAATCTCTGTGCAATTACAGCTCATGGCAGAGACCCCGAGCCTGCAAAAGCCGAACTAATCCGGGAATTGAAGAATGGAAGAAATATATTTCTTCTGCCGGATGAGAATTTCGGCTCGCTTGAGGTCGCAGAAGTCCTGAGAGAGCTGGGCATTGAAGCCGAACTCTATACTTGCGAAAACCTGGGCTATCCTGAAGAAAGGATTGCAAGAGGCACGCCTGAAAATCCGCCTGTACCTAAGACAATGCTTTACGGACTGCTTGTTGTACAGAAGAGGTAA
- a CDS encoding cobalt-precorrin-5B (C(1))-methyltransferase, giving the protein MIDPVNNFKIPEEWILRTGIPREELEKKVASGMVVVLSDGSVLKRGYTTGTTASAAAKAAVLSLRKTVDSVSVPTPVGLRAQLEVSEASKGRAVVKKIQNDHESDITRGLEFVGEARESEGIRILGGKGIGIVRRDGLQVPRGQPAINPKPMEQIKAAVKEAVDELGLKGAEVIISIPDGEKIGKETLNSKIGVEGGISILGSTGFVEPWNDHLGEMKGDLIRCTDKVVLTTGRIGMRYSHMLFPDYTVVMVGSRISEGLEYASGDVIICGLPGLVLKWGNPDMLEGSGYATVVEMLEKKPEHPRLKEAFEMAIEKGKGARIVVIDRDGSVLMDSKRES; this is encoded by the coding sequence ATGATAGATCCTGTTAACAATTTCAAGATCCCTGAAGAATGGATTCTCCGCACTGGCATTCCGAGGGAAGAACTTGAAAAAAAAGTAGCATCCGGGATGGTTGTGGTTCTAAGTGATGGATCTGTTCTCAAAAGAGGATACACTACAGGAACCACAGCAAGTGCTGCTGCAAAAGCCGCTGTTCTCTCTCTCAGGAAAACAGTTGACAGCGTGTCCGTCCCCACTCCTGTTGGACTGAGAGCTCAGCTTGAGGTCAGCGAAGCCTCAAAGGGGCGTGCAGTTGTAAAAAAGATTCAGAACGATCACGAATCCGACATTACCCGGGGGCTTGAATTTGTGGGCGAAGCCAGGGAATCCGAAGGAATCCGCATTCTCGGAGGAAAAGGCATAGGAATTGTTAGAAGGGACGGGCTCCAGGTTCCAAGAGGCCAGCCAGCTATTAACCCGAAGCCAATGGAACAGATAAAGGCAGCAGTGAAGGAAGCCGTAGATGAACTGGGTTTGAAAGGAGCCGAGGTTATAATCTCAATTCCGGATGGGGAAAAGATCGGAAAGGAAACCCTGAACAGCAAGATAGGTGTGGAAGGCGGAATTTCCATACTTGGGAGCACGGGTTTTGTTGAGCCCTGGAATGACCATCTTGGAGAGATGAAAGGAGACCTTATCCGCTGCACAGATAAAGTTGTCCTGACCACAGGCAGGATAGGAATGCGCTACTCCCATATGCTTTTCCCTGATTACACCGTTGTTATGGTCGGAAGCAGGATTTCAGAAGGGCTTGAGTATGCCTCTGGCGATGTAATTATTTGTGGGCTCCCCGGTCTTGTCCTTAAATGGGGAAACCCTGATATGCTTGAAGGCAGCGGATATGCAACTGTTGTCGAGATGCTTGAGAAAAAGCCTGAACACCCACGCCTGAAAGAAGCCTTCGAGATGGCTATAGAGAAAGGGAAGGGTGCAAGAATCGTGGTAATTGACAGGGATGGCTCGGTCCTCATGGACAGCAAAAGAGAAAGTTAA